tgggacctataacactgcaaaaaaaatgtaaataaaaagtgttaataaaggtcatttaacccctaaataaaacagtgtaaaaaaaataaaataaacatatgtggtatcgccgcatgtgtaaatgtccgaactataaaaatatatcattaattaaaccgtatggtcaatggcgtatgcgcaaaaaaattccaaagtcaaaaaaagcgcatttttggtcacttcttataccattgaaaaatgaataaaaagtgatcaaaaagtccgatcaaaacaaaaattattaaaaggtaagggggaaaaaacgaaagtgcaaaaacggaaaaaccctgagtccttaaggggttaaggaccacaggtttttccgtttttgcactttcgttttttcctcctcaccttttaaaaatcagaaccctatcaattttgcacctaaaaaatcaaataatggcttattttgtaacttttgggggcttccgcttctacgcagtacatttttccgtaaaaatgacaccttatctttattctgtaggtccatacgattaaaatgataccctagttatataggtttgattttgtcgtacgtctgtaaaaaatcataactacatgcagaaaaatttatacatttaaaattgtcatcttctgacccctataacttttttattttaccgcttatggggaggtatgaggacttattttttgcgccatgttctgaagtttttatcggtaccattttggtattgatcagactttttgatcgctttttattcattttttcatgatataaaaagtgagaaaaaaatacattatttgggactttggaatttttttgctcgtacgccattgaccgtgcgatttaattaatgatatagtattatagtttggacatttccgcaagcggcaacaccacatatgtttctttttatttttagttacacagttttttttatgggaaaaagggggtgattcaaacttttattagggaaggggttaaatgacctttgttaacttttttttccgctttttttttgcagttaaatagctcccatagggagctatagcactgcacacactgatctcttatgcgagataggggctcgattgctcaagcctgtagctcaggtttggagcaatcaaaccctgatcggacgcggcggagacaggtaaggggacctcggctcgcgtcctagctgatcgggacatcgcgattttattgcgatgtcccaatcagcccgagtgtgctgccaggaagcgtttactttcactttcagacacggcggtcaactttgatcgccgcatctgaagggttaatagcgtgcggcacaacgatcgatatCGCGCGCtactagcccagggtcccggctatgaatagcagccgggaccgaccctgtGTATTGCGGGGTCATGATGTGAcctcgttttaaacaccgggaccgggcctggggcgtacaggtacaccctatgtccttaagaggtaaaTCAGCTTACTATACTAGCCTCATTTTCTTCTGGTACACATAATGATTTACTTATTCATTTATCCGCTTTTATATTTAATAATAcactaatattttttattatgtttttatttaatcTAGATAAGTATTATGTTGTTACTGTATTGTTTATATTTgacttatactctatacattcAGGTTGCTACACTTCCAGGTCAATGACCTTAGCACCATTTCTATGTTTAAATACCACTGTTCCAATACTTTGTTTATACATCTATAAATTAAGAAAGGAAGATTAGCCTCCAGAAACGCATTTTGCAACTGTTCTGTTTATTGTTTTATGCGTGTCTCAATAAATTATATTGATACAATATCCCACAACAAAATTTTTCTGGATCTTCTCCGGAAACGCCACTTCAGTTGCACAATCAtgtgcactatgggggagatttatcaaaacctgtgtagaggaagagcggtgcagttacccatagcatccaatcagatcacttctttcaattCTCAGAGGcacctttaaaaatgaaagaagcgagctgattggttgttctgggtaactgcaccacttttcctctacacagattttgataaatctccccaaatatacTTTTGGCCAGGAAACCCTGTGTCAGAAAGTAATACAGTTAGCCAGTGCTGGCTTACCTTTATGTAGGGTATAAATTCCCTGAGTTGCTTGCATAGGATACATAaagcattaaaggacatctgcagcctgattaacacttgtcccctatccacaggataggggataagtgtttgatcgcggggggtccgaccgctgggaccccctgtgatctcctgtacggggccgcggctgtcccgtgcagggggcttgccggctgcagcatgacattgcagccggcacgcctcctccatacatctctatgggagaggcggggaagcagcgttcgtgcctcccccatagaactgtatggggacggggaggagacggggcgtcaccaccgacctctaggtcgacgctacgtgtcTTAGctctcaccatgagcgctaatggcggcaccccgttagggagatcgcggggggtcccagcggtcagaccccccccgcaatcaaacattaAATAGGAAACGGAATAAGTGTCTGTTAGGGGATAAGTGGGAtaaggtcggacccccccgcaatcaaacacaggATGGGGAATAAGTGTCAtactgctgcagttgtccttcaaccccttaaggacgcagccctttttcaccttaaggactgagccctttttcgcaattatgaccaccgtcactttacaaattaataacgcgaaaacgcttttaccgaatattctgattctgagattgttttttcgtgacatattctactttattttggtggtaaattttcggcgttaattgcatccttttttggtgaaaaatcccaaaatttcatgaaaattttgaaaattttgcatttttctaactttgaagctctctgcttgtaaggaaaatggatattccaaataaattttatttttcttcacaaatacaatatgtccactttatgttggcattataaaatggacatacttttgctttttgaaaaaattagagggcttcaaaatagagcagcaattttcaaaaatgtcatgaaaattgctaaatctgaagggacagatgttacagaactacaactcccagcatgcctgggcagtcgaggcatgctgagagttttagtttggcaacatctggagggctactgtttgggcacaactgtaacagtggtctccaaactgtgaccctccagatgttgcaaaactacaactcccagcatgaccagacagcctttggctctctgggcatgctgggagttgcagtttggcctccctagtggttgccacagtaaagatcgatttactttccctttcaatccccccccccccacactgtcgattccctacctgatcaggatcctgcaggcaccagcgaagatcccaggtccccaggcatcttctcctgcaggtacggcctccatcttctttccagagcccctcgacatccaggggcgggcagaacatggggttgccatggcaaccccctgtcctgcgctgccattggtcagaactccgttctgactaatgccaggggataggagtagatcgcagctttgcaacctcactcctatcctttaggctgatcagggctgttgctgacaactccgatcagccctattttccgggtgatcgggtcaccagagacccgatcagcccggaattggagaaaatcgcatgtctgaactgacatgcgattttctccgatcgccgacatgggggggtctcaggacccccctgggcgatgtgccagggtgcctgctgaatgatttcagcaggcatccggctccggtccccaaccggctagcagtggggaccggatttcccacgggcgtatggatacgccctcggtccttaaggactcggaatgcagggcgtatccatatgccctgtgtcctgaagaggttaacaacCAATTCAAGTTGTCACTTTCTGGCATTGTTCTAAATATAAGCATAATAATCAGATTTTATATATGGGATCCATTTACATCCTTCTATAAAATTGTTGCCAAGTTCAGTCATTAACTATCTACAACTTTGTTTTTTTGTGCAAGGTTCTGGATAATTCCATGGGGATCTCCAATCAAACACTTCCAAGTTGGTTCATCCTGCTTGGATTATCTACTGTCCCTCACCTCCAGGTTTTAGGGTTTCTTGTATTTTTGGTGATGTACATTATCACATTGGCAGGAAATTGTCTTCTTCTCATTACAGTAAGGATTAGCCTTGCTTTAcacaccccaatgtacttctTCCTGAGCAATCTCTCTTTTATTGACATCTGTTTCTCCTCCACCATAGTTCCTGTGATCCTGATAAATACTCTCTCCACAGACAAGAGTATTTCAGTGGGGGGTTGTGTTTTCCAGATGTTCTTCTCATTAATACTTGGAGCAGCAGAATGTATCTTACTTGCTGTCATGGCTTATGACAGGTTTGTTGCGGTTTGCAGACCATTGCACTACAGCAGTATTATGAACATGAGATTTTGCACTGTTTTAGTCCTAATACCATGGATTGTTGGTTTTATAGACTCCTGCATTCAAGTGTCACTCACCTGGACACTTCCCTTCTGCAGAACTCATCATGTCAACCATTTTATTTGTGAAATGCCTCCCTTCTTAAGACTGTCCTGCAGAGATCCTCAGCTTAATGAAACAGTAATGTATGTAGCAGCCGGGATCATTGTTTTATGTTCTTTCGTGTTGACTTTGATTTCCTATATTTTTATTCTCACTGCCATTT
This genomic interval from Hyla sarda isolate aHylSar1 unplaced genomic scaffold, aHylSar1.hap1 scaffold_18, whole genome shotgun sequence contains the following:
- the LOC130313974 gene encoding olfactory receptor 2G3-like, with amino-acid sequence MGISNQTLPSWFILLGLSTVPHLQVLGFLVFLVMYIITLAGNCLLLITVRISLALHTPMYFFLSNLSFIDICFSSTIVPVILINTLSTDKSISVGGCVFQMFFSLILGAAECILLAVMAYDRFVAVCRPLHYSSIMNMRFCTVLVLIPWIVGFIDSCIQVSLTWTLPFCRTHHVNHFICEMPPFLRLSCRDPQLNETVMYVAAGIIVLCSFVLTLISYIFILTAILKIRSSQGRRAVFSTCTSHLTVIALYYGTIMSIYLQPPSSHSLERQKIVSILYTVVTPMLNPIIYSIRNKDVKKCIIMNIKKTCKTV